A stretch of the Longimicrobium sp. genome encodes the following:
- a CDS encoding SPW repeat protein has translation MRLPTRTHGILDYTVGALMIALPFLLGFGGGAQTWIFVVLGAAALVYSFFTDYELGVVKRLQMPYHLWLDGLSGVLLAVSPWALGFDTEVWVPHVVVGAFEIAAAVVTDTIPAYDRRRAG, from the coding sequence ATGCGGCTTCCCACCCGCACTCACGGCATCCTGGACTACACGGTGGGGGCGCTCATGATCGCGCTCCCCTTCCTCCTGGGGTTCGGCGGCGGGGCGCAGACGTGGATCTTCGTGGTCCTGGGCGCCGCGGCGCTGGTCTACAGCTTCTTCACCGACTACGAGCTGGGCGTGGTGAAGCGGCTGCAGATGCCCTATCACCTCTGGCTCGACGGGCTCTCGGGCGTGCTGCTGGCCGTCTCGCCCTGGGCGCTCGGCTTCGACACCGAGGTGTGGGTGCCGCACGTGGTCGTGGGCGCCTTCGAGATCGCCGCCGCGGTGGTCACCGACACCATCCCCGCCTATGACCGACGCCGCGCAGGCTAA
- a CDS encoding Phenylacetic acid catabolic protein, giving the protein MTETLPAAAAFDRAGQLPDDVRGHLRDLVLALADSKRVLGLRYSDRMLGAPTLETGIAASSMAQDEWGHGRLTYALLSDLGDDPKALEHERPGAEYRSIAALDRAFSSWSDLVAAGLLVDTALTVQYGALAESRYTPVRNRVQKLLDEERFHFQYAAGWARRIAAVPGLRAELRDSLGRYLSEAVRWLGRDEAPGARRLVEEGIVRAEPSALRARFLQRVGPVLEEAGMAEPLGLARDDGGGWTYAGPLDWAAWDDAARRAGGALDEETAARARGDKNRAMLLD; this is encoded by the coding sequence GTGACGGAGACCCTCCCCGCGGCCGCCGCCTTCGACCGGGCCGGCCAGCTCCCCGACGACGTGCGCGGACACCTGCGCGACCTGGTCCTGGCGCTGGCCGACAGCAAGCGCGTGCTGGGGCTGCGCTACAGCGACCGCATGCTGGGCGCCCCCACGCTGGAGACGGGGATCGCCGCCAGCTCCATGGCGCAGGACGAGTGGGGGCACGGCCGCCTCACCTACGCGCTCCTCTCCGACCTGGGCGACGACCCCAAGGCGCTGGAGCACGAGCGGCCCGGCGCCGAGTACCGGAGCATCGCCGCGCTCGACCGCGCCTTCTCCAGCTGGAGCGACCTGGTGGCCGCGGGGCTCCTGGTGGACACCGCGCTCACCGTTCAGTACGGCGCCCTGGCCGAGAGCCGCTACACGCCGGTGCGCAACCGCGTGCAGAAGCTGCTGGACGAGGAGCGCTTCCACTTCCAGTACGCCGCCGGCTGGGCCCGCCGCATCGCCGCGGTGCCGGGCCTGCGCGCGGAGCTGCGAGACTCGCTGGGGCGCTACCTCTCCGAGGCGGTGCGCTGGCTGGGGCGCGACGAGGCGCCCGGCGCCCGCCGGCTGGTGGAGGAGGGGATCGTGCGCGCGGAGCCGTCGGCGCTCCGGGCGCGCTTCCTCCAGCGGGTGGGGCCGGTGCTGGAGGAGGCCGGGATGGCCGAGCCGCTGGGGCTGGCCAGGGACGACGGGGGAGGGTGGACGTACGCGGGCCCCCTGGACTGGGCCGCGTGGGACGACGCGGCCCGCCGCGCGGGCGGCGCGCTGGACGAGGAGACCGCCGCGCGCGCCCGCGGCGACAAGAACCGCGCGATGCTGCTGGACTGA
- a CDS encoding Phenylacetic acid catabolic protein, with amino-acid sequence MARYTEEELKEKVHSGFIVEYPDEMTEGYKSALIVQLLVQADTELISAPAYYGAAKDAPSTNTMVSATAIIQDELAHANIAYRLLEDLGLDKEQLVYGREPHEFKHPYGFDHPLENWAELVVANGLYDRAGITLLGDVYKNTSYGPLKRALVKVDQEETFHLRHGEMWMKRLSAAGGEAKEKIRRAVDWMFPMAVEWFGLPDDMKRHSGQLDYKLKGMTNDELRQTWMKSTVPLCEGIGIRVPAHWDDGQQKFVLDYPFPCEYDEDEKRWLFDEGEIPWSQVFERWKGRGPANWRYVEMIQEGRGFRRQLEVAA; translated from the coding sequence ATGGCTCGCTACACGGAAGAGGAGCTGAAGGAGAAGGTCCACTCCGGCTTCATCGTCGAGTACCCCGACGAGATGACGGAGGGCTACAAGAGCGCGCTGATCGTGCAGCTCCTGGTGCAGGCGGACACGGAGCTGATCTCGGCGCCGGCGTACTATGGCGCGGCCAAGGACGCCCCGTCCACCAACACCATGGTCAGCGCCACGGCCATCATCCAGGACGAGCTGGCGCACGCCAACATCGCCTACCGGCTGCTGGAAGACCTGGGGCTCGACAAGGAGCAGCTGGTCTACGGGCGCGAGCCGCACGAGTTCAAGCACCCCTACGGCTTCGACCACCCGCTGGAGAACTGGGCCGAGCTGGTGGTGGCCAACGGGCTGTACGACCGCGCCGGCATCACCCTGCTGGGCGACGTCTACAAGAACACCAGCTACGGGCCGCTCAAGCGCGCGCTGGTGAAGGTGGACCAGGAGGAGACCTTCCACCTGCGCCACGGCGAGATGTGGATGAAGCGCCTCTCGGCCGCCGGAGGCGAGGCGAAGGAGAAGATCCGGCGCGCGGTGGACTGGATGTTCCCCATGGCCGTGGAGTGGTTCGGGCTCCCCGACGACATGAAGCGCCACTCGGGCCAGCTGGACTACAAGCTCAAGGGGATGACCAACGACGAGCTGCGGCAGACCTGGATGAAGTCCACGGTGCCGCTCTGCGAGGGGATCGGCATCCGGGTCCCCGCGCACTGGGACGACGGGCAGCAGAAGTTCGTGCTCGACTACCCCTTCCCCTGCGAGTACGACGAGGACGAGAAGCGCTGGCTCTTCGACGAGGGCGAGATCCCCTGGTCGCAGGTGTTCGAGCGCTGGAAGGGGCGCGGCCCGGCCAACTGGCGGTACGTGGAGATGATCCAGGAGGGCCGCGGCTTCCGCCGCCAGCTGGAGGTGGCGGCCTGA
- a CDS encoding serine hydrolase domain-containing protein — MPIRPSLLLAAALLPAASLAAQTPQTPQTPISQEELVRRLSATLDSLAAQDRFSGVVLLARGGAPVFERAYGLADREGRRANDVETAFNLGSINKMFTQIAIRQLEAQGKIHLDSTLAHHWPDYPNAEVARRVTVRQLLQHRSGIGGNIFAPPAGGTMGDLRHNRDFLPLFASEPLLFEPGTQSRYSNAGYVVLGLLVERLSGEDYYDYVRRHVYEPAGMARTAHYASDSLPPNTALGYTRGGPGTPGTGPLRRNDETLPGRGSAAGGGYSTARDLLRFVQALRERRIANGPPAGIGIAGGAPGINASLDGDLPGGYDLVVLANLDPPAAEAIARQVRAWLGAQD; from the coding sequence ATGCCGATCCGACCCTCGCTGCTCCTCGCCGCCGCGCTCCTGCCCGCGGCTTCGCTCGCCGCGCAGACGCCGCAGACGCCGCAGACGCCGATCTCGCAGGAAGAGCTGGTCCGCCGCCTGTCCGCCACGCTCGACTCCCTGGCCGCCCAGGACCGCTTCTCGGGCGTGGTGCTCCTGGCCCGCGGCGGCGCGCCCGTCTTCGAGCGCGCGTACGGCCTCGCCGACCGCGAGGGGCGGCGCGCGAACGACGTGGAGACCGCGTTCAACCTGGGCTCCATCAACAAGATGTTCACGCAGATCGCCATCCGGCAGCTCGAGGCGCAGGGGAAGATCCACCTCGACTCCACGCTCGCGCACCACTGGCCCGACTACCCGAACGCCGAAGTCGCCCGCCGCGTGACCGTCCGCCAGCTCCTGCAGCACCGCTCCGGGATCGGCGGCAACATCTTCGCCCCGCCCGCGGGCGGCACCATGGGCGACCTCCGCCACAACCGCGACTTCCTCCCCCTCTTCGCGAGCGAGCCGCTCCTGTTCGAGCCGGGGACGCAGAGCCGCTACTCCAACGCCGGCTACGTGGTCCTGGGGCTGCTGGTGGAGCGGCTCTCGGGCGAGGACTACTACGACTACGTGCGCCGCCACGTCTACGAGCCCGCGGGGATGGCGCGCACCGCGCACTACGCCTCCGACTCGCTCCCGCCCAACACCGCGCTCGGCTACACCCGCGGCGGCCCCGGCACCCCGGGGACGGGGCCGCTGCGGCGGAACGACGAGACGCTTCCCGGGCGGGGGAGCGCGGCCGGGGGCGGCTACTCCACCGCGCGCGACCTGCTGCGCTTCGTGCAGGCGCTCCGGGAGCGGCGCATCGCCAACGGGCCGCCGGCGGGGATCGGGATCGCCGGCGGCGCGCCCGGGATCAACGCCAGCCTCGACGGCGACCTCCCCGGCGGCTACGACCTGGTGGTGCTGGCCAACCTGGACCCGCCCGCCGCCGAGGCCATCGCCCGGCAGGTGCGCGCCTGGCTCGGCGCGCAGGATTGA
- a CDS encoding class I SAM-dependent methyltransferase produces the protein MLKRAFDLGVCASPALKRALIQRLYHTISTLDRDADLPLMNYGYASLNGGRPPILRPEDEEHRLGIQLYHHLAGAVELAGKEVLEVGSGRGGGAAYVARHLGPKSLLGVDRCRKAVEFCARAYAVDGLSFREGDAEALPAADGSFDVVMNVESSHGYGSLARFLAEVRRVLRPGGHFLYADHRNRHELEGWRKQLGASGLSLLKEEEITPQVVRALELDHDRKARLIAEKCPRWLRGALHEFAATRDSRAFERFRTREVRYLNFVFQKPGGDA, from the coding sequence ATGCTGAAGCGGGCGTTCGACCTCGGCGTGTGTGCGTCCCCGGCCCTGAAGCGCGCGCTGATCCAGCGGCTGTACCACACGATCTCGACGCTCGACCGCGACGCCGACCTGCCGCTGATGAACTACGGCTACGCCTCGCTGAACGGCGGCCGGCCGCCGATCCTGCGCCCCGAGGACGAGGAGCACCGCCTCGGCATCCAGCTCTACCACCACTTGGCGGGCGCGGTGGAGCTGGCGGGGAAGGAGGTGCTCGAGGTGGGGTCCGGGCGCGGCGGCGGCGCGGCGTACGTCGCCCGCCACCTGGGCCCGAAGTCGCTGCTGGGGGTCGACCGTTGCCGGAAGGCGGTGGAGTTCTGCGCCCGCGCCTACGCGGTGGACGGCCTCTCCTTCCGCGAGGGCGACGCCGAGGCGCTCCCGGCGGCGGACGGCAGCTTCGACGTGGTGATGAACGTGGAGTCGTCGCACGGCTACGGCTCGCTGGCGCGCTTCCTGGCCGAGGTGCGCCGGGTGCTGCGGCCGGGCGGCCACTTCCTCTACGCCGACCACCGCAACCGGCACGAGCTGGAGGGGTGGCGGAAGCAGCTCGGCGCGTCGGGGCTCTCGCTGCTGAAGGAGGAGGAGATCACGCCGCAGGTGGTGCGGGCGCTGGAGCTCGACCACGACCGCAAGGCGCGGCTGATCGCGGAGAAGTGCCCGCGCTGGCTGCGGGGCGCCCTCCACGAGTTCGCCGCCACCCGGGACTCCAGGGCCTTCGAGCGCTTCCGGACCCGGGAGGTGCGCTACCTCAACTTCGTCTTCCAGAAGCCGGGCGGGGACGCGTAA
- a CDS encoding glycosyltransferase family 4 protein, producing MRLLYVSHSFPLPGRPLSNVGGMQRVAAGLHAALAAHPGVRLSSLVLETSWKATPYRMPGYLAGLLRSVPRVAEREEADVVLFSSMVTAALAPLLRRRLARRGTLLAAIPVGRDVTLPTPGYQWLVPKVFHALDLVFPISRATGAECLARGLDPARMRVIPCGVDTELFSPPRDRAAARRELLAALGESPGTVPDDALLLVSVGRHQERKGFQWFADQVMPRLPADVFYLVTGEGPMTPHIQAAIDRHGLGRRARLLGKVPEEMLRRLYRGGDLFVMPNVHVPGDIEGFGVVMLEAGMCGMPVVAADLEGISDVVSEGENGHLVPSRDAAAFAEAVLRYRGSRELLAAASRAAARRTARDFSWSAVAERFVEVLRERLGEARPAPVARAASGR from the coding sequence TTGCGTCTTCTCTACGTCTCCCACTCGTTCCCGCTGCCGGGCCGGCCCCTCTCCAACGTGGGCGGGATGCAGCGCGTGGCCGCCGGGCTGCACGCCGCGCTCGCCGCGCACCCCGGGGTGCGGCTCTCCTCGCTGGTGCTCGAAACCTCGTGGAAGGCCACGCCGTACCGCATGCCCGGCTACCTGGCCGGGCTGCTGCGCTCGGTGCCGCGCGTGGCGGAGCGCGAGGAGGCCGACGTGGTCCTCTTCTCGTCGATGGTCACCGCCGCGCTGGCCCCGCTGCTGCGCCGCCGCCTGGCCCGACGGGGGACGCTCCTGGCGGCGATCCCGGTGGGGCGCGACGTGACGCTCCCCACGCCCGGCTACCAGTGGCTGGTGCCGAAGGTGTTCCACGCGCTCGACCTGGTCTTCCCGATCAGCCGCGCCACGGGGGCCGAGTGCCTGGCGCGCGGGCTGGACCCGGCCCGCATGCGCGTGATCCCCTGCGGCGTCGACACGGAGCTCTTCTCGCCGCCGCGCGACCGCGCCGCCGCCCGCCGCGAGCTGCTGGCGGCCCTCGGCGAGTCGCCCGGGACCGTTCCCGACGACGCGCTCCTGCTGGTGAGCGTGGGGCGGCACCAGGAGCGCAAGGGCTTCCAGTGGTTCGCCGACCAGGTGATGCCGCGGCTCCCCGCCGACGTCTTCTACCTGGTGACGGGCGAGGGGCCGATGACGCCGCACATCCAGGCGGCCATCGACCGGCACGGGCTGGGCCGCCGCGCCCGGCTCCTGGGGAAGGTGCCCGAGGAGATGCTGCGCCGGCTGTACCGCGGCGGCGACCTGTTCGTGATGCCCAACGTGCACGTCCCCGGCGACATCGAGGGCTTCGGCGTGGTGATGCTGGAGGCGGGGATGTGCGGGATGCCGGTGGTGGCGGCCGACCTGGAGGGGATCAGCGACGTGGTGAGCGAGGGCGAGAACGGCCACCTGGTCCCCAGCCGCGACGCGGCCGCCTTCGCCGAGGCCGTGCTCCGCTACCGCGGCAGCCGCGAGCTGCTGGCCGCCGCCTCGCGCGCCGCCGCCCGCCGCACCGCGCGCGACTTCTCGTGGAGCGCCGTCGCCGAGCGCTTCGTGGAGGTGCTGCGCGAGCGGCTGGGCGAGGCCCGCCCCGCGCCCGTGGCCCGGGCCGCGTCCGGGCGCTGA
- a CDS encoding metal-sulfur cluster assembly factor yields MEDGTGTAVLEAPAAYPVPPEARVGPLWDALREVMDPELPISLVDLGLIYDVRRDGGVVEVDLTFTATACPCMAFIHFDIQDRLMREPGVERVEVREVWDPAWTKSRVSPQGREMLRQFGISM; encoded by the coding sequence TTGGAGGACGGTACGGGGACGGCGGTGCTGGAGGCGCCCGCCGCCTACCCGGTGCCCCCCGAGGCGCGCGTGGGCCCGCTGTGGGACGCGCTGCGCGAGGTGATGGACCCCGAGCTCCCGATCTCCCTGGTGGACCTGGGGCTGATCTACGACGTCCGGCGGGACGGCGGCGTGGTGGAGGTGGACCTCACCTTCACGGCCACGGCCTGCCCGTGCATGGCCTTCATCCACTTCGACATCCAGGACCGGCTGATGCGGGAGCCCGGCGTGGAGCGCGTCGAGGTGAGGGAGGTGTGGGACCCCGCGTGGACCAAGTCGCGCGTCAGTCCCCAAGGCCGCGAGATGCTGCGGCAGTTCGGCATCTCGATGTGA
- a CDS encoding FAD-dependent thymidylate synthase, whose translation MQIIRQPRVTVIARQQFTVPPHIRWQSDSQVAGEALAEFAGRLCYLSFGADAGLEGGHKTIPGRTTNEAYLHNILHTKHGSVLEHAVWTFLFEGVSRSLTHELVRHRAGMGYCLTGDTRVYSEHRQRGKPNGTKKRSIQRLFEMTQTPHGRSRLKLLRLRCLDVVSGTFTTGRVRAVVQSGAKPVFRVELEDGKSITCSKDHRFLTANGWKPLDEIVGGLAVSPGGLATYGRSGAEIMVNGLAAYKDRDWLKLHYHDRNLDQSTIAQLAGVSPHTIRAWIRKHGLQKPVGSWTVGRSPWNRGKRYHAGWRHTPETRARLSAQKTGEANPQWKGGITPQGLVLRKPLMDRREEIYERDRHTCRRCGERGGTLTLHHVLPVWARPDLADDETNVVTVCHSCHLTLNGRELEYVERFDRSLSEIPSNARPPRGRGNVLVARPARIASVTYVGEQMTYDLEMEGPNHNFVANGIVTHNSQLSQRYVDESEIGFVLPPEIEEGSEAFEAWRRACEQSLEAYRALLAGVTDRVGESGTATMRKKRARQAARAVLPNCAETKIVVTGNARAWRHFCEMRGSPTAEVEIRRLAVEVLRQLREEAPHIFGDMQAVEHEDGIPVVETPHSKV comes from the coding sequence ATGCAGATCATCCGCCAGCCCCGCGTCACCGTCATCGCCCGCCAGCAGTTCACCGTGCCGCCGCACATCCGCTGGCAGAGCGACAGCCAGGTGGCCGGCGAGGCGCTGGCGGAGTTCGCGGGACGGCTGTGCTACCTGAGCTTCGGGGCCGATGCGGGGCTGGAAGGCGGGCACAAGACGATCCCGGGGCGCACGACGAACGAGGCCTACCTGCACAACATCCTCCACACCAAGCACGGCTCCGTGCTGGAGCACGCGGTGTGGACCTTTCTCTTCGAGGGCGTCAGCCGCTCGCTCACCCACGAGCTGGTGCGGCACCGGGCCGGCATGGGATACTGCTTGACGGGAGACACGCGGGTCTACAGCGAGCACCGCCAGCGTGGAAAGCCGAATGGAACCAAGAAGCGTTCGATCCAGCGCCTGTTCGAGATGACGCAGACGCCGCATGGACGCTCCCGTCTGAAGCTGCTACGCCTGCGCTGCCTTGACGTGGTGAGCGGGACGTTTACTACGGGGCGGGTGCGCGCCGTCGTCCAGTCCGGGGCGAAGCCGGTTTTCCGCGTTGAGCTCGAGGATGGGAAATCGATCACCTGTTCGAAAGATCACCGATTCCTCACCGCGAACGGATGGAAGCCGCTGGACGAGATCGTCGGCGGGCTCGCCGTCTCGCCGGGAGGGCTGGCGACGTACGGGCGCTCAGGCGCCGAGATCATGGTCAACGGCCTTGCGGCCTACAAAGACCGGGACTGGCTGAAGCTTCACTACCACGACCGCAACCTCGACCAGAGCACGATCGCACAGCTTGCGGGTGTATCTCCACACACGATCCGTGCGTGGATCCGGAAGCACGGTTTGCAGAAGCCGGTCGGATCGTGGACCGTGGGTCGGAGCCCGTGGAACCGCGGCAAGCGCTACCATGCCGGATGGAGGCACACGCCCGAAACTCGCGCCCGCCTCTCGGCTCAGAAGACCGGTGAGGCCAACCCGCAGTGGAAGGGGGGAATCACTCCGCAGGGACTGGTCTTACGCAAGCCTTTGATGGATCGACGGGAGGAAATCTACGAGCGTGATCGGCATACCTGCCGGCGTTGCGGCGAGCGCGGAGGCACGCTGACGCTCCACCATGTTCTCCCGGTGTGGGCCCGGCCGGACCTTGCCGACGACGAGACGAACGTGGTAACCGTGTGCCATTCCTGTCACCTGACGTTGAACGGGCGCGAACTCGAATACGTAGAACGCTTCGACCGGTCACTCAGCGAGATCCCATCGAACGCCCGCCCGCCACGCGGACGCGGCAACGTTCTCGTCGCCCGTCCGGCACGGATCGCGAGCGTCACGTACGTGGGCGAGCAGATGACCTACGACCTGGAGATGGAAGGGCCGAACCACAACTTTGTCGCCAACGGGATTGTCACGCACAACTCGCAGTTGTCGCAGCGCTACGTCGACGAATCGGAGATCGGCTTCGTGCTGCCGCCGGAGATCGAGGAGGGGAGCGAGGCGTTCGAGGCATGGCGGCGGGCGTGCGAGCAGTCGCTGGAGGCGTACCGGGCGCTGCTCGCGGGCGTGACGGACAGGGTGGGCGAGAGCGGCACCGCCACCATGCGGAAGAAGCGGGCACGGCAGGCGGCGCGCGCGGTGCTCCCCAACTGCGCCGAGACCAAGATCGTGGTGACGGGCAACGCGCGCGCGTGGCGGCACTTCTGTGAGATGCGCGGCAGCCCCACCGCCGAGGTGGAGATCCGCCGCCTGGCCGTGGAGGTGCTGCGCCAGCTCCGCGAAGAGGCGCCGCACATCTTCGGCGACATGCAGGCCGTCGAGCACGAAGACGGCATCCCCGTGGTCGAGACGCCGCACAGCAAGGTCTGA
- a CDS encoding DUF6665 family protein codes for MVFRKPRNLPVQPGSGGFDVLEYELRQEMAATLARLGRRLDAALRELEAFDASRRDGRTPAAGDASEREALVAAAGEALWYYVVQREVCGIGGTDAMLRELRVSREVQLRMGFFPKDRGR; via the coding sequence ATGGTCTTCCGGAAGCCGCGCAACCTCCCGGTGCAGCCGGGCTCGGGAGGCTTCGACGTCCTGGAGTACGAGCTCCGCCAGGAGATGGCGGCGACGCTGGCGCGCCTGGGCCGGCGGCTGGACGCGGCGCTGAGGGAGCTGGAGGCGTTCGACGCGTCGCGGCGGGATGGTCGGACGCCCGCGGCGGGAGATGCATCTGAACGGGAGGCGCTGGTCGCCGCGGCGGGCGAGGCGCTGTGGTACTACGTGGTCCAGCGCGAGGTGTGCGGGATCGGGGGGACCGACGCGATGCTGCGGGAGCTGCGCGTCTCGCGGGAGGTGCAGCTGCGGATGGGGTTCTTCCCGAAGGACCGGGGCAGGTAG
- a CDS encoding cobalamin-binding protein codes for MRIASLLSSATEIVYELGLEDRLVAISHECDWPPEALRLPRLSRSRFDPAGLTSGEIDAEVRRCMAEHGSVYQVDVDALREARPDLILTQAVCEVCAVPTGSVNEAVAALPFQPRVLSLDSHTLEEILESLRQVADAAGEPERGGETAARLRGRIDRVRRAVAGRPRPRVLALEWLDPPFAPGHWIPEMIELAGGRSLIGRTGGHSVEVPWEEVEGLDPDFLLLVPCGYDLDHARDDAARARARLHALAPRAVREGRAAIGHSAYFSRSGPRVVAGIEALAAALHPDALDGGAAEGIVERWS; via the coding sequence ATGCGCATCGCCTCCCTCCTGTCCAGCGCCACGGAGATCGTCTACGAGCTGGGGCTCGAGGACCGCCTGGTGGCCATCTCGCACGAGTGCGACTGGCCGCCCGAGGCGCTCCGGCTGCCGCGGCTCTCCCGCTCGCGCTTCGACCCGGCGGGGCTCACCAGCGGCGAGATCGACGCCGAGGTGCGCCGCTGCATGGCCGAGCACGGCAGCGTCTACCAGGTGGACGTGGACGCGCTGCGCGAGGCGCGGCCGGACCTGATCCTCACCCAGGCCGTCTGCGAGGTGTGCGCCGTCCCCACCGGCTCGGTGAACGAGGCGGTCGCCGCGCTGCCGTTCCAGCCGCGGGTGCTCTCCCTCGACTCGCACACGCTGGAAGAGATCCTGGAGTCGCTGCGGCAGGTGGCGGACGCGGCGGGCGAGCCGGAGCGGGGCGGGGAGACGGCCGCGCGGTTGCGCGGAAGGATCGACCGCGTGCGCCGGGCGGTGGCCGGGAGGCCGCGGCCGCGGGTGCTGGCGCTGGAGTGGCTGGACCCGCCGTTCGCGCCGGGGCACTGGATCCCGGAGATGATCGAGCTGGCGGGCGGACGGAGCCTGATCGGCAGGACGGGCGGGCACTCGGTGGAGGTCCCGTGGGAGGAGGTGGAGGGGCTCGACCCGGACTTCCTCCTGCTGGTGCCCTGCGGCTACGACCTGGACCACGCCCGCGACGACGCCGCGCGCGCCCGCGCCCGCCTGCACGCGCTCGCCCCGCGCGCCGTCCGCGAGGGCCGCGCGGCGATCGGCCACAGCGCGTACTTCAGCCGCTCCGGCCCGCGCGTGGTCGCCGGGATCGAGGCGCTCGCCGCCGCGCTGCACCCGGACGCGCTCGACGGCGGAGCGGCGGAAGGCATCGTCGAGCGCTGGAGCTGA
- the corA gene encoding magnesium/cobalt transporter CorA, producing MTDAAQANDLLLAQGELTDAAVPEPRARVQAYAETATGVHAIPLDDALERFERCRQARSADETDIPIVWIDVASPGEAEAVFLRERLHFHPLAVEDCISGRQRPKLDRYPGYYFMVMYAAAINRERNRMALHEVHMFLGRRYIVTVHDHKIGELGEVLARWRAAPASYRSVGPLAHALIDAIVDDYFPILDHFAERVEEAELDVFRQDKTAELDQILAIRRELTLFRKVVGPERDLLSTMLRRDLPFLSPELTLYFQDVHDHSMRVVEELDTLRDLLSAAMEGQLSIASNQLNITMRLMAAWSIILMAMAWIAGIYGMNFRHMPELEWRAGYPWALGLMLVVGTVLVFYFRRKRWL from the coding sequence ATGACCGACGCCGCGCAGGCTAACGACCTCCTCCTGGCGCAGGGCGAGCTCACCGACGCCGCGGTCCCCGAGCCGCGCGCCCGCGTCCAGGCCTACGCCGAGACCGCCACCGGCGTCCACGCCATCCCGCTGGACGACGCGCTCGAGCGCTTCGAGCGCTGCCGGCAGGCGCGCTCGGCCGACGAGACGGACATCCCGATCGTGTGGATCGACGTGGCCTCGCCCGGCGAGGCCGAGGCCGTCTTCCTCCGCGAGCGGCTGCACTTCCACCCGCTGGCGGTGGAGGACTGCATCAGCGGGCGGCAGCGGCCCAAGCTGGACCGCTACCCGGGCTACTACTTCATGGTGATGTACGCGGCGGCCATCAACCGCGAGCGGAACCGCATGGCGCTGCACGAGGTGCACATGTTCCTCGGGCGCCGCTACATCGTCACCGTGCACGACCACAAGATCGGCGAGCTGGGCGAGGTGCTGGCGCGCTGGCGGGCCGCCCCGGCCAGCTACCGCAGCGTGGGCCCGCTGGCGCACGCGCTGATCGACGCCATCGTCGACGACTACTTCCCGATCCTGGACCACTTCGCCGAGCGGGTGGAGGAGGCGGAGCTGGACGTGTTCCGCCAAGACAAGACCGCGGAGCTGGACCAGATCCTGGCGATCCGGCGCGAGCTGACGCTCTTCCGCAAGGTGGTGGGCCCCGAGCGCGACCTGCTCTCCACCATGCTGCGGCGCGACCTGCCCTTCCTGAGCCCGGAGCTCACCCTCTACTTCCAGGACGTGCACGACCACTCCATGCGCGTGGTGGAGGAGCTCGACACGCTGCGCGACCTGCTTTCCGCCGCCATGGAGGGGCAGCTCTCCATCGCCTCGAACCAGCTCAACATCACCATGCGGCTGATGGCGGCGTGGTCGATCATCCTGATGGCGATGGCCTGGATCGCCGGCATCTACGGGATGAACTTCCGCCACATGCCGGAGCTGGAGTGGCGGGCGGGCTACCCGTGGGCCCTGGGGCTGATGCTGGTGGTGGGGACCGTCCTCGTCTTCTACTTCCGCCGCAAGCGCTGGCTCTGA
- a CDS encoding DinB family protein codes for MLSVDPPTTRAEIVAGLERLHEESTRYWSAFSTEAFFRPLGAAWSPADNVRHLTKGNRAVARGLSLPRLFVLVAFGPSFRPSRTYAELVETYRAALAAGGRAGRFAPSPRTPPADLEEWREEIMRHREEAARALVRGVERWSERALDRCRLPHPLLGRLTVREMLFFTLYHNLHHVHVVERRKSEAAAGA; via the coding sequence ATGCTGAGCGTTGACCCACCGACCACCCGAGCGGAGATCGTCGCCGGGCTGGAGCGGCTGCACGAGGAGAGCACGCGCTACTGGAGCGCGTTCTCCACCGAGGCGTTCTTCCGCCCCCTCGGCGCCGCTTGGTCGCCAGCGGACAACGTGCGGCACCTCACGAAGGGGAACCGGGCGGTGGCGCGGGGGCTCTCGCTCCCGCGGCTCTTCGTCCTGGTCGCCTTCGGCCCGTCGTTCCGCCCGTCCCGCACGTACGCGGAGCTCGTCGAGACCTATCGCGCCGCGCTCGCCGCCGGGGGGCGGGCGGGCCGCTTCGCCCCGAGCCCGCGCACGCCGCCGGCCGACCTGGAGGAGTGGAGGGAGGAGATCATGCGGCACCGCGAAGAGGCCGCCCGGGCCCTGGTGCGCGGCGTCGAGCGCTGGAGCGAAAGGGCGCTGGACCGCTGCCGCCTCCCCCACCCGCTGCTGGGCAGGCTCACCGTCCGGGAGATGCTCTTCTTCACCCTCTACCACAACCTGCACCACGTCCACGTGGTCGAGCGGCGGAAGAGCGAGGCCGCGGCCGGCGCCTGA